The Helianthus annuus cultivar XRQ/B chromosome 16, HanXRQr2.0-SUNRISE, whole genome shotgun sequence genome includes a window with the following:
- the LOC110914957 gene encoding uncharacterized protein LOC110914957 isoform X2, which translates to MDSEFAQIISYLAKGNKPKELFFENVEVSAQMLKQFLSKCPLLEYLCLVGCQKVLDFVAGENKFTFGDLLQCVPLIQTLDISKYYMKYLCAGGMPYKLSTSLVHLNYLFLNVCLVEQNEISSALCIIRSSPVLETMKFLMYDNEKLPVQQTATNFLDLEGYPDMKLDHLETFWINNFSNLPLEMEFVRLIMAKSPVLKKVRILLNDNVSVDEEVKMLRELVSNPIPRASPSAKLTIVRPETS; encoded by the exons ATGGATTCTGAGTTTGCCCAGATAATAAGTTATCTTGCAAAGGGAAATAAACCGAAAGAACTGTTCTTCGAAAATGTTGAGGTTTCTGCTCAAATGCTTAAACAGTTCCTCTCCAAGTGCCCGCTGCTTGAGTATCTCTGTTTG GTTGGATGTCAAAAAGTTCTTGACTTTGTAGCAGGAGAAAACAAGTTTACATTTGGTGATCTTTTACAGTGTGTGCCTTTGATTCAGACTTTGGACATCTCAAAGTATTATATGAAG TACTTGTGTGCAGGTGGCATGCCATATAAGCTTTCAACTTCACTTGTCCATCTCAATTATCTGTTTTTGAATGTGTGTTTGGTGGAACAAAATGAGATTTCTTCTGCCCTTTGTATCATCAGGAGCTCCCCTGTGTTGGAGACTATGAAATTTCTG ATGTATGATAATGAAAAACTGCCTGTTCAACAAACTGCCACCAACTTTCTTGATCTGGAAGGCTACCCAGATATGAAGTTGGATCATCTTGAGACGTTTTGGATAAATAACTTTAGTAACTTACCTCTTGAGATGGAATTTGTGAGGCTCATTATGGCCAAATCACCTGTGCTAAAGAAAGTTCGAATTTTGCTTAACGACAATGTTTCCGTTGATGAAGAAGTGAAGATGCTTAGAGAGTTGGTTTCAAACCCAATTCCGCGGGCATCACCTTCTGCAAAGTTAACCATTGTACGCCCAGAAACTTCTTAA
- the LOC110914958 gene encoding F-box/FBD/LRR-repeat protein At1g13570 isoform X1 has protein sequence MQQHYYNMEHHPPTRTRKLKSDFISTLPQNIIEDILTRIPLQEALRTSVLSKKWRHTWRGMPKLVFTDNMVNHLRIQLNKYKLISAIFHVLLFHNGPTIVEFRCSVGELHMESEFAQILSVLARGNTVKEFIFISDNRSNKLPVSFFALQGLEHVHLENCTLEPPLTFNGVSSLTVMNFQNVEVSAQVLQHFISKCPLLQSFILIEVGKGIESVPAGGNNFTLVDLFQCVPLLEGFGITKHYMKYLCAGGMPHKLPASLVHLSYLFLHVCLVEQNEISSALCIIRSSPVLGRIVFLMDNNDKSPVQQTPANFLDPEGYPDLNLDHLEMLEIHNYSNLPLEMEFVKLIIAKSPELEEVRIRLNSNVSADEERKMLKEMLLLPFPRASPSAKLIIVSP, from the exons ATGCAGCAGCACTATTATAATATGGAGCATCACCCCCCAACAAGAACTCGAAAACTAAAATCGGATTTCATCAGCacccttccccaaaacattattGAGGATATTCTAACTCGTATACCCCTCCAAGAAGCACTGAGAACGAGTGTTTTGTCAAAGAAATGGCGGCATACTTGGCGGGGCATGCCTAAACTTGTATTTACAGACAATATGGTTAATCATCTTCGCATACAGTTGAACAAGTATAAGCTTATCAGTGCTATCTTCCATGTTTTATTATTCCACAACGGTCCGACAATAGTAGAGTTTAGATGTTCGGTTGGCGAACTTCATATGGAGTCTGAGTTTGCCCAGATATTAAGTGTTCTTGCAAGGGGAAATACAGTGAAAGAATTTATCTTTATTAGTGATAATAGATCCAACAAGTTACCGGTTTCTTTCtttgcattgcaaggattagaaCATGTACATCTTGAAAATTGTACTTTGGAACCCCCATTGACGTTTAACGGGGTTAGTTCATTGACGGTCATGAATTTTCAGAATGTTGAGGTTTCTGCTCAAGTGCTTCAACATTTCATTTCCAAGTGCCCGCTGCTTCAGTCTTTCATTTTG ATAGAAGTAGGAAAAGGCATTGAGTCTGTACCAGCTGGAGGAAACAATTTTACATTAGTTGATCTTTTTCAATGTGTTCCTTTGCTTGAGGGTTTTGGTATCACAAAGCATTATATGAAG TACTTGTGTGCAGGTGGCATGCCACATAAGCTTCCAGCTTCACTAGTCCATCTCAGTTATCTGTTTTTGCATGTGTGTTTGGTGGAACAAAACGAGATTTCTTCTGCCCTTTGTATCATCAGGAGCTCCCCTGTGTTGGGGAGAATCGTTTTTCTG ATGGATAATAATGACAAATCGCCTGTTCAACAAACTCCAGCCAACTTTCTTGATCCAGAAGGCTACCCAGATTTGAACTTGGATCATCTTGAGATGTTGGAGATACATAACTATAGTAACTTGCCTCTTGAGATGGAATTTGTGAAACTAATCATCGCCAAGTCACCTGAGCTGGAGGAAGTACGAATTAGACTGAATAGCAATGTTTCTGCTGATGAAGAGCGGAAGATGCTTAAAGAAATGCTACTACTCCCATTTCCGCGGGCATCACCTTCTGCTAAATTAATCATTGTGAGCCCATAA
- the LOC110914957 gene encoding F-box/FBD/LRR-repeat protein At1g13570 isoform X1: MEYQNPTRTRSLNSDIISTLPQNIIEDILTRMPLRSALRTSVLSMKWRYTWRGMPKLVFTDDLVASNHLSRQLKKYKLVNAILHVLLFHNGPETLEFDCSVVRLHMESEFAQIISYLARGNTVKKIIFISDNRSFKLPVSFFALQGLEVVHLDTCTLEPPLTFNGASSLTRMTFRNVEVSAQVLQRFISKCSLLHYFVLVELEKGIESVPEGNNFTFVDLFQCVPLLNTFAITKHYMKYLCAGGMPYKLSTSLVHLNYLFLNVCLVEQNEISSALCIIRSSPVLETMKFLMYDNEKLPVQQTATNFLDLEGYPDMKLDHLETFWINNFSNLPLEMEFVRLIMAKSPVLKKVRILLNDNVSVDEEVKMLRELVSNPIPRASPSAKLTIVRPETS, encoded by the exons ATGGAGTATCAAAACCCAACAAGAACTCGAAGCCTGAATTCGGATATCATCAGCACCCTTCCTCAAAACATTATTGAAGATATTCTAACTCGTATGCCACTCCGAAGTGCACTGAGAACGAGTGTTTTGTCAATGAAATGGCGGTATACTTGGCGGGGTATGCCTAAACTTGTATTTACAGACGATTTGGTTGCATCTAATCATCTTTCCAGACAGTTGAAAAAGTATAAGCTTGTCAATGCCATCTTACATGTTTTATTATTCCACAATGGTCCGGAGACACTAGAGTTCGACTGTTCGGTTGTTCGTCTTCATATGGAGTCTGAGTTTGCCCAAATAATAAGCTATCTTGCAAGGGGAAATACAGTGAAAAAAATTATCTTTATTAGTGATAATAGATCCTTCAAGTTACCGGTTTCTTTCtttgcattgcaaggattagaaGTTGTACATCTTGATACTTGTACTTTGGAACCACCATTGACGTTTAACGGGGCTAGTTCGTTGACAAGAATGACTTTTCGGAATGTTGAGGTTTCTGCTCAAGTGCTTCAACGTTTCATTTCCAAGTGCTCGTTGCTTCATTATTTCGTTTTG GTAGAACTAGAAAAAGGCATTGAGTCTGTACCAGAAGGAAACAATTTTACATTTGTTGATCTTTTTCAATGTGTTCCTTTGCTTAATACTTTTGCTATCACAAAGCATTATATGAAG TACTTGTGTGCAGGTGGCATGCCATATAAGCTTTCAACTTCACTTGTCCATCTCAATTATCTGTTTTTGAATGTGTGTTTGGTGGAACAAAATGAGATTTCTTCTGCCCTTTGTATCATCAGGAGCTCCCCTGTGTTGGAGACTATGAAATTTCTG ATGTATGATAATGAAAAACTGCCTGTTCAACAAACTGCCACCAACTTTCTTGATCTGGAAGGCTACCCAGATATGAAGTTGGATCATCTTGAGACGTTTTGGATAAATAACTTTAGTAACTTACCTCTTGAGATGGAATTTGTGAGGCTCATTATGGCCAAATCACCTGTGCTAAAGAAAGTTCGAATTTTGCTTAACGACAATGTTTCCGTTGATGAAGAAGTGAAGATGCTTAGAGAGTTGGTTTCAAACCCAATTCCGCGGGCATCACCTTCTGCAAAGTTAACCATTGTACGCCCAGAAACTTCTTAA
- the LOC110914958 gene encoding F-box/FBD/LRR-repeat protein At1g13570 isoform X2, translating to MEHHPPTRTRKLKSDFISTLPQNIIEDILTRIPLQEALRTSVLSKKWRHTWRGMPKLVFTDNMVNHLRIQLNKYKLISAIFHVLLFHNGPTIVEFRCSVGELHMESEFAQILSVLARGNTVKEFIFISDNRSNKLPVSFFALQGLEHVHLENCTLEPPLTFNGVSSLTVMNFQNVEVSAQVLQHFISKCPLLQSFILIEVGKGIESVPAGGNNFTLVDLFQCVPLLEGFGITKHYMKYLCAGGMPHKLPASLVHLSYLFLHVCLVEQNEISSALCIIRSSPVLGRIVFLMDNNDKSPVQQTPANFLDPEGYPDLNLDHLEMLEIHNYSNLPLEMEFVKLIIAKSPELEEVRIRLNSNVSADEERKMLKEMLLLPFPRASPSAKLIIVSP from the exons ATGGAGCATCACCCCCCAACAAGAACTCGAAAACTAAAATCGGATTTCATCAGCacccttccccaaaacattattGAGGATATTCTAACTCGTATACCCCTCCAAGAAGCACTGAGAACGAGTGTTTTGTCAAAGAAATGGCGGCATACTTGGCGGGGCATGCCTAAACTTGTATTTACAGACAATATGGTTAATCATCTTCGCATACAGTTGAACAAGTATAAGCTTATCAGTGCTATCTTCCATGTTTTATTATTCCACAACGGTCCGACAATAGTAGAGTTTAGATGTTCGGTTGGCGAACTTCATATGGAGTCTGAGTTTGCCCAGATATTAAGTGTTCTTGCAAGGGGAAATACAGTGAAAGAATTTATCTTTATTAGTGATAATAGATCCAACAAGTTACCGGTTTCTTTCtttgcattgcaaggattagaaCATGTACATCTTGAAAATTGTACTTTGGAACCCCCATTGACGTTTAACGGGGTTAGTTCATTGACGGTCATGAATTTTCAGAATGTTGAGGTTTCTGCTCAAGTGCTTCAACATTTCATTTCCAAGTGCCCGCTGCTTCAGTCTTTCATTTTG ATAGAAGTAGGAAAAGGCATTGAGTCTGTACCAGCTGGAGGAAACAATTTTACATTAGTTGATCTTTTTCAATGTGTTCCTTTGCTTGAGGGTTTTGGTATCACAAAGCATTATATGAAG TACTTGTGTGCAGGTGGCATGCCACATAAGCTTCCAGCTTCACTAGTCCATCTCAGTTATCTGTTTTTGCATGTGTGTTTGGTGGAACAAAACGAGATTTCTTCTGCCCTTTGTATCATCAGGAGCTCCCCTGTGTTGGGGAGAATCGTTTTTCTG ATGGATAATAATGACAAATCGCCTGTTCAACAAACTCCAGCCAACTTTCTTGATCCAGAAGGCTACCCAGATTTGAACTTGGATCATCTTGAGATGTTGGAGATACATAACTATAGTAACTTGCCTCTTGAGATGGAATTTGTGAAACTAATCATCGCCAAGTCACCTGAGCTGGAGGAAGTACGAATTAGACTGAATAGCAATGTTTCTGCTGATGAAGAGCGGAAGATGCTTAAAGAAATGCTACTACTCCCATTTCCGCGGGCATCACCTTCTGCTAAATTAATCATTGTGAGCCCATAA